In Blattabacterium cuenoti, the following proteins share a genomic window:
- the atpG gene encoding ATP synthase F1 subunit gamma, which translates to MSSNPKDIKRRIISIESVIKTTEAMKMISVVKSKKSKEIFMNIKYYLDHIELIFSELISTLSIEEKIENKYFHSSNGKKLFIVFTSNRGLCGSFNSSIFEKINIILQKKHFSYKNCIFFCIGKKGFDFLSKKYNIYDNLIENFNEKKIKFLINKLISDFFKNTISSIYLVYNSLKDSLLQKIIVEKFLPIKKIKNLYKHKESKNFILEPSKNKIINYIIPKILFIKLKKTFSESLTAEHTARMISMHKATENASHIKNDLILNYNKERQATITKEILEIIGGLDSLQIK; encoded by the coding sequence ATGTCTTCTAATCCAAAAGATATAAAAAGAAGGATTATTTCTATAGAATCTGTAATAAAAACTACAGAAGCAATGAAAATGATCTCTGTAGTAAAATCAAAAAAATCTAAAGAGATATTTATGAACATAAAATATTATTTAGATCATATAGAATTAATTTTTTCAGAGCTTATATCAACATTATCAATAGAAGAAAAAATAGAAAATAAATATTTTCATTCTTCAAATGGGAAGAAATTATTTATTGTATTTACTTCTAATCGTGGATTATGTGGATCTTTCAATTCCTCAATATTTGAAAAAATTAATATCATACTTCAAAAAAAACATTTTTCATATAAAAACTGTATTTTTTTCTGCATTGGAAAAAAAGGATTCGATTTTCTGTCCAAAAAATATAATATATATGATAATTTGATAGAAAATTTCAATGAAAAAAAAATAAAATTTCTTATAAATAAACTAATTTCAGATTTTTTTAAAAATACTATTTCCTCTATTTACTTAGTATATAATAGCTTAAAAGATTCTTTACTTCAAAAAATAATAGTGGAAAAATTTCTTCCTATTAAAAAAATAAAAAACCTATATAAACATAAAGAATCAAAAAATTTTATTTTAGAACCATCTAAAAATAAAATTATAAATTATATAATTCCAAAAATTCTTTTTATTAAATTGAAAAAAACATTTTCAGAGTCTTTAACAGCAGAACATACAGCACGTATGATTTCTATGCATAAAGCAACAGAAAATGCGTCTCATATTAAAAATGATTTAATACTAAATTATAATAAAGAAAGACAAGCAACAATAACTAAAGAAATACTTGAAATAATAGGTGGGTTAGATTCACTTCAAATAAAATAA
- the dnaJ gene encoding molecular chaperone DnaJ, whose translation MMKKDYYEVLEVSRNASSEEIKKSYRKLAIKYHPDKNLNNKKEAEEKFKEAAEAYEILSDPEKRERYDKFGHSGVKGSTSAAGGMNMEDIFTNFGDIFADAFGEGFSSFGFGRSTRYKTIKGSDLRIRVKLSLEEIANGTEKKVKVKRLKVAKGIKYKDCLSCHGTGQITHITNTILGRMQTTSQCNVCSGTGKSIENIPYGANKHGLIKEEELVDIKIPSGIMEGIQLKVSGRGNEAPFGGVPGDLIILTEEIPHPKLKREGNNLHYDLYISFPDAILGAVKEVPTINGKARIKIDTGTQSGKTLRLKNKGLPKINGYGYGSLLIHVNVWTPKKINEEQRKFFEKMRKNENFLPHPGNEEKSFFDRVREMFS comes from the coding sequence ATGATGAAAAAAGATTATTACGAAGTATTAGAGGTATCTAGAAATGCTTCTTCGGAAGAAATTAAAAAATCATATCGAAAATTAGCAATTAAATATCATCCGGACAAGAACTTAAATAATAAAAAAGAAGCAGAAGAAAAATTTAAAGAGGCTGCTGAAGCTTATGAGATTTTAAGTGATCCAGAAAAAAGAGAACGTTATGATAAATTTGGTCATTCAGGTGTAAAAGGAAGTACTTCTGCAGCAGGTGGGATGAATATGGAAGATATTTTTACTAATTTCGGAGATATCTTTGCTGATGCATTTGGCGAAGGTTTTTCTAGTTTTGGTTTTGGAAGATCTACAAGATATAAAACTATTAAAGGAAGTGATTTAAGAATAAGAGTAAAACTTTCATTAGAAGAAATAGCTAATGGTACAGAAAAAAAAGTTAAGGTAAAAAGATTAAAAGTAGCTAAGGGAATAAAATACAAAGATTGTTTATCTTGTCATGGAACAGGTCAAATAACACACATTACAAACACTATATTAGGAAGAATGCAAACAACTTCTCAATGTAATGTTTGTTCTGGAACAGGAAAAAGTATAGAAAATATACCTTACGGAGCTAATAAACATGGATTAATAAAAGAAGAGGAATTAGTAGATATAAAAATACCATCAGGTATTATGGAAGGAATACAATTAAAAGTTTCCGGAAGAGGAAATGAAGCTCCTTTTGGAGGAGTCCCTGGTGATTTAATTATTCTAACAGAAGAAATTCCTCATCCAAAATTGAAAAGAGAAGGAAACAATTTACATTATGATTTATATATTTCATTTCCTGATGCAATATTAGGAGCTGTAAAAGAAGTTCCAACTATAAATGGAAAAGCTAGAATTAAAATAGATACTGGAACACAATCAGGAAAAACTTTAAGGTTGAAAAATAAAGGATTACCTAAAATTAATGGATATGGATATGGAAGTTTATTGATTCATGTAAATGTTTGGACTCCTAAAAAAATAAATGAAGAACAAAGAAAATTTTTTGAAAAA
- the atpF gene encoding F0F1 ATP synthase subunit B yields MDLVTPSFGLIFWHSLIFLMLLFFLSKFAWKPIINFIDQREKEIKTSIEKSDQLIKEFQKIENKKKIILKEAFEKRDLILKEAVKIKDKIKVRAKKEGLLEREKMLKETEKIIHMKKKDAFKQLKSKIGEISINIAEKILTEKLNNKQNKQEELIKKLVEKLC; encoded by the coding sequence ATGGATTTAGTTACTCCTTCATTTGGTCTAATATTTTGGCATTCATTAATATTTTTAATGCTTCTTTTTTTTCTATCAAAATTTGCTTGGAAGCCAATAATCAATTTTATTGATCAAAGAGAAAAGGAAATTAAAACATCTATTGAGAAATCAGATCAATTAATAAAAGAATTTCAAAAAATAGAAAATAAGAAAAAAATTATTTTAAAAGAAGCTTTTGAAAAAAGAGATCTAATTTTGAAAGAAGCTGTCAAAATAAAAGATAAAATAAAAGTAAGAGCTAAAAAAGAAGGTCTTTTAGAAAGAGAAAAAATGTTGAAAGAAACAGAAAAAATTATTCATATGAAAAAGAAAGATGCTTTTAAACAACTAAAAAGTAAAATAGGAGAAATTTCTATAAATATTGCAGAAAAAATACTAACAGAAAAATTAAATAATAAACAAAATAAACAAGAAGAACTCATAAAAAAATTAGTAGAAAAATTATGTTGA
- a CDS encoding F0F1 ATP synthase subunit delta, whose product MFPKNIIKHYAMILYEESIKNNNNTKNDFFYKKIKKASSILLYDNGKLKKIIQSLLLNDKKKIKIFKSIFYHFDSLLFRFVQLLILRKREYLLYDIFLEYKNIYKVKTKKLVECSITTVYPINIDILSKIAYKINPLKNKKYHIVNKINKSILGGFLFCIDNKKWDFSIKKQLSCIKEIFKN is encoded by the coding sequence ATGTTTCCTAAAAATATAATTAAACATTATGCAATGATTCTTTATGAAGAATCCATAAAAAATAATAATAATACCAAAAATGATTTTTTTTATAAAAAAATAAAAAAAGCTTCTTCTATATTATTATATGATAATGGAAAATTAAAAAAAATTATACAAAGTTTATTATTGAATGATAAAAAAAAAATAAAAATTTTCAAAAGTATTTTTTACCATTTTGATTCTTTGCTTTTCCGTTTTGTTCAACTTTTAATTTTACGAAAAAGGGAATATTTATTATATGATATATTTTTAGAATATAAAAATATATATAAAGTAAAAACAAAAAAACTTGTAGAATGTAGTATTACTACTGTTTACCCTATAAATATAGATATACTATCTAAAATTGCATATAAAATTAATCCTTTAAAAAACAAAAAATATCATATAGTAAATAAAATTAATAAATCTATTCTGGGTGGATTTCTATTTTGTATAGATAATAAAAAATGGGATTTTAGTATAAAAAAACAATTATCCTGTATTAAAGAAATCTTTAAAAATTAA
- the atpE gene encoding ATP synthase F0 subunit C — MDIDLTYSGIAALGAGLAVIGAGIGIGKIGSSAMDAIARQPEASGKIQNAMIIAAALIEGASLFGIVSALLAVFK; from the coding sequence ATGGATATAGATTTAACTTACTCAGGTATAGCTGCTTTAGGTGCTGGTCTTGCAGTTATAGGTGCAGGAATAGGAATTGGTAAGATTGGAAGTTCTGCAATGGATGCTATTGCTAGACAACCAGAAGCTTCTGGAAAAATACAGAATGCAATGATTATTGCAGCGGCTCTTATTGAAGGTGCATCTCTTTTTGGGATAGTTTCTGCTTTATTAGCCGTATTTAAATAA
- a CDS encoding nucleotide exchange factor GrpE, translated as MDTNKNTEKKDSCFTISDDGSPLYNEKNKTQKKHKEVLKESESLESLKKKVEVLKEDLKKEKDKYLRIFAEFENSKKRTQKERFDIFITVHEQILIDLIPILDDFERSLKELKKSKDEFLIKGVTLIQEKLIKVLKKKGLKKINIKKGDDFNTDFHEAITQIPAITEDLKGKVIEIIEAGYILKEKVIRHAKVITGK; from the coding sequence ATGGACACCAATAAAAATACTGAAAAAAAAGATTCTTGTTTTACTATTTCCGATGATGGTTCTCCTCTTTACAATGAAAAAAATAAAACACAAAAAAAACATAAAGAAGTTTTAAAAGAATCCGAATCCTTAGAATCATTGAAAAAGAAGGTAGAGGTTCTTAAAGAAGATTTAAAAAAAGAAAAAGATAAATACTTACGTATTTTTGCAGAATTTGAAAATTCTAAAAAACGTACTCAAAAAGAAAGATTTGACATTTTCATAACTGTTCATGAACAAATTCTTATAGATCTAATTCCAATTTTAGATGACTTTGAACGTAGTTTAAAAGAATTAAAAAAATCTAAAGATGAATTCCTTATTAAAGGAGTTACCCTTATACAAGAAAAGCTTATTAAGGTTTTGAAAAAAAAAGGATTAAAGAAAATAAATATAAAAAAAGGAGATGATTTCAATACAGATTTTCATGAAGCAATTACACAAATACCAGCTATTACAGAAGATTTAAAAGGAAAAGTTATAGAAATAATAGAAGCTGGATATATTCTTAAAGAAAAAGTAATAAGACATGCCAAAGTCATTACTGGAAAATAA
- the atpA gene encoding F0F1 ATP synthase subunit alpha translates to MSDLKYSEISSILKEELSDFQFESKLSEYGIIVQVGDGVVRSFGLNSAFYGEIVEFKGGEKGIVLNLEEDHVSIVLLHSSKNIKEGDTVKRTKKTFSIKVGENLLGRVIDILGNPIDGKGPIIDDGESFEMPIERKAPGVIYREPVKEPLQTGIKFIDSMIPIGRGQRELIIGDRQTGKTTIAIDTIINQRKFFENKNPVYCIYVAISQKGSTIAKIAKILEENQALSYTVIVAATSSEPAPIQVFAPFSGTAIGEYFRDTGRSSLIVYDDLSKQAVSYREISLLLRRPPGREAYPGDVFYLHSRLLERSAKIIKDQKMVEKMNDIPESIRNKVKGGGSLTAIPIIETQSGDISSYIPTNVISITDGQIFLEKELFNSGIRPAINESISVSRVGGSAQIKSMREIASTLKIDQAQFRELESFSKFGSELDPSTMETINRGKINIEILKQLPQTPYDIAEQIAIIYVGTKNLLKKIPIEKISLFEKDYLFYLKEKHKDLLDNLRKGDFKKEYHNIIEKIVLELSNKYII, encoded by the coding sequence ATGTCAGATTTAAAATATTCTGAAATATCATCAATTCTTAAAGAAGAATTATCAGACTTTCAATTTGAATCAAAACTATCCGAATATGGAATTATTGTTCAAGTAGGAGATGGAGTAGTTAGATCTTTTGGTTTAAATTCTGCTTTTTATGGAGAAATAGTAGAATTTAAAGGAGGAGAAAAAGGTATAGTATTAAATCTTGAAGAAGATCATGTCAGTATTGTATTACTTCATTCATCTAAAAATATAAAAGAAGGAGATACAGTAAAAAGAACAAAAAAAACTTTCTCTATAAAAGTTGGAGAAAATTTATTAGGTAGAGTTATAGATATATTGGGGAATCCTATTGATGGAAAAGGGCCTATTATAGATGATGGAGAATCATTTGAAATGCCTATAGAGAGAAAAGCTCCAGGTGTTATATATAGAGAACCTGTAAAGGAACCATTACAAACTGGGATTAAGTTTATAGATTCCATGATTCCCATAGGAAGAGGACAGAGAGAACTGATTATAGGAGATAGGCAAACAGGAAAAACTACTATAGCTATTGATACAATTATTAATCAAAGAAAATTTTTTGAAAATAAAAATCCTGTTTATTGTATCTATGTAGCAATAAGTCAAAAAGGATCTACAATAGCAAAAATTGCCAAAATTTTAGAAGAAAATCAAGCTTTATCTTACACCGTTATAGTTGCAGCAACATCTTCTGAACCTGCTCCAATTCAAGTATTCGCTCCTTTTTCCGGAACTGCTATTGGAGAATATTTTCGTGATACAGGACGTTCTTCTTTAATTGTATATGACGATCTTTCTAAACAAGCTGTTTCTTACAGAGAAATTTCCTTATTACTACGACGTCCTCCTGGAAGAGAAGCTTATCCAGGAGATGTTTTTTATTTACATTCTCGTCTTTTAGAAAGATCAGCGAAAATTATAAAAGATCAGAAAATGGTAGAAAAAATGAATGATATTCCAGAATCAATTAGGAATAAAGTAAAGGGAGGAGGATCACTTACTGCTATTCCTATAATTGAAACTCAATCTGGAGATATTTCTTCTTATATACCAACTAATGTCATATCTATAACAGATGGACAAATTTTTTTGGAAAAAGAACTATTTAACTCAGGAATACGTCCTGCCATTAATGAAAGTATATCTGTATCTCGTGTTGGAGGAAGCGCTCAAATTAAATCTATGAGAGAAATAGCTAGTACACTAAAAATAGATCAAGCACAATTTAGAGAATTAGAATCATTTTCAAAATTTGGTTCAGAACTAGATCCATCCACTATGGAAACTATAAATAGAGGAAAAATTAATATAGAAATATTAAAACAATTACCTCAAACTCCATATGATATTGCAGAACAAATTGCTATTATTTATGTTGGAACAAAAAATCTTTTAAAAAAAATTCCTATAGAAAAAATTTCTCTTTTTGAAAAAGATTATCTTTTTTATTTGAAAGAAAAACATAAAGATTTATTGGATAATCTAAGAAAAGGTGATTTTAAAAAAGAATATCATAATATTATAGAAAAAATTGTATTGGAATTAAGTAACAAATATATTATTTAA
- the trpS gene encoding tryptophan--tRNA ligase codes for MENILTGIRSTGVPHLGNILSVIIPSINMVNKRKKGFFSFIFIADLHSIIQTENIQNIKNNVYNITATWLAFGLNTENSIFYRQSDVPEVTELAWYLSCFFPYQRLTLAHSFKKEKDKKKINVGLFTYPILMAADILLYNAKIIPVGKDQLQHIEIARRIAYFFNKRIGKEVFSLPNPYLQEKYMFITGTDGTKMSKSKNNYIDILSSNEILKKQIMKIQTDNKSLEEKKNPDKDYIMSLYKLISPKEKIEKMKEKYINGGYGYLEAKIALYEQIICKFSAERNRFFSLIKNKSLLDEILFHGAKKAKNIAIKRINYIRKYLNFNSLLS; via the coding sequence ATGGAAAATATATTAACAGGAATCCGAAGTACAGGAGTTCCTCATTTAGGAAACATTTTAAGTGTCATTATCCCGTCAATTAATATGGTAAATAAAAGAAAAAAAGGTTTTTTTTCTTTTATATTTATCGCAGATTTACATTCCATAATCCAAACAGAAAATATACAAAACATAAAAAACAATGTTTATAACATTACAGCTACATGGTTAGCTTTTGGATTGAATACAGAAAATAGTATTTTTTATAGACAATCAGATGTTCCAGAAGTTACTGAATTAGCTTGGTATTTAAGTTGTTTTTTCCCTTATCAACGACTAACATTAGCGCATTCCTTTAAAAAAGAAAAAGATAAAAAAAAAATAAATGTAGGATTATTTACTTATCCTATTTTAATGGCTGCTGATATTTTACTTTATAACGCAAAAATAATTCCAGTAGGAAAAGACCAATTGCAACATATAGAGATAGCACGACGAATAGCTTATTTTTTTAACAAAAGAATAGGAAAGGAAGTATTTTCATTACCTAATCCTTATTTACAGGAAAAATATATGTTTATCACTGGAACAGATGGAACAAAAATGAGTAAATCTAAAAATAACTATATTGATATTCTTTCTTCAAATGAAATTTTGAAAAAACAAATTATGAAAATACAAACAGATAATAAATCTTTAGAAGAAAAAAAAAATCCTGACAAAGATTACATAATGTCTTTATATAAATTAATTTCCCCAAAAGAAAAAATAGAAAAGATGAAAGAAAAATATATAAATGGTGGATATGGATATTTAGAAGCAAAAATAGCATTATATGAACAAATAATTTGTAAATTTTCTGCAGAAAGAAATAGATTTTTTTCCCTTATAAAAAATAAATCATTATTAGATGAAATTCTTTTTCATGGAGCTAAAAAAGCAAAAAATATAGCAATAAAGCGAATAAATTACATTAGAAAATACTTGAATTTCAATTCATTATTATCATAG
- the atpB gene encoding F0F1 ATP synthase subunit A: MKNFSIKKKCFPLFLFVFISFFFVKISNSSNSNDNKLNKSSKNIDIANTIINHVSDSYEWHVIGTHNNGITFYLPIILWNNGLECFSSSQFLKKNIVLGNYGYYTMYHGKIYTTNNSGKLHFLKQGVIKNKKPWDFSITKNVISIFLSSFLLCYLFLRMRYSYKNHYPKWKFGIFLESMILFLRNDIAIPNIGKNKYKSYFPFLLTSFFFILINNLIGLVPMFPNVTGNISVTFTLAIITFVITNVNANKNYWIHNFWMPGVPIGIKLLLAPIEFIGIFIRPLTLCIRLFANITAGHILILSFICLIFIFKSFFVAGFSIIFGFFIFILEIIVSFLQAFIFTTLSSLLIGTAVKEE; this comes from the coding sequence ATGAAAAATTTTTCGATAAAAAAAAAGTGTTTCCCATTATTTTTGTTTGTATTTATTTCATTTTTTTTTGTTAAAATTTCCAATAGTTCTAATAGTAATGATAATAAATTAAATAAATCATCTAAAAATATAGATATAGCCAATACAATAATTAATCATGTTAGTGATTCCTATGAATGGCATGTTATAGGGACTCATAATAATGGAATTACTTTTTATTTGCCTATAATATTATGGAATAATGGATTAGAATGTTTTTCTTCTTCACAATTTTTAAAAAAAAATATAGTTTTGGGAAACTATGGATACTATACAATGTATCATGGAAAAATTTATACTACAAATAACAGTGGAAAATTACATTTTCTAAAACAAGGAGTTATAAAAAACAAAAAACCATGGGATTTTTCCATTACTAAAAATGTAATATCTATATTTTTATCTTCTTTTTTATTATGTTATCTATTTTTACGAATGAGATATAGTTATAAAAATCATTATCCGAAATGGAAATTCGGAATATTTTTAGAATCTATGATTCTGTTTTTGAGAAATGATATTGCTATTCCAAACATAGGGAAAAATAAATATAAATCTTATTTTCCTTTTTTATTAACATCCTTTTTTTTTATATTAATTAATAATTTAATTGGATTAGTTCCAATGTTTCCAAATGTAACAGGTAATATAAGCGTTACTTTTACTCTAGCTATAATTACTTTTGTTATTACTAATGTTAATGCAAATAAAAATTACTGGATTCATAATTTTTGGATGCCTGGAGTACCAATAGGAATAAAATTATTATTAGCCCCTATAGAATTTATCGGAATATTTATCCGTCCATTAACTTTATGTATTCGTTTATTTGCTAACATAACTGCTGGACATATACTTATTTTAAGCTTTATTTGTCTTATTTTTATTTTTAAAAGTTTTTTCGTAGCAGGATTCTCCATAATTTTTGGATTTTTCATTTTTATATTAGAAATTATAGTTTCTTTTTTACAAGCTTTTATTTTTACAACTTTATCTTCTCTTCTTATAGGTACAGCTGTAAAAGAAGAATAA